Proteins from a genomic interval of Sander vitreus isolate 19-12246 chromosome 6, sanVit1, whole genome shotgun sequence:
- the cyp21a2 gene encoding steroid 21-hydroxylase, which yields MATGISVITVGAVFLVVLLLMVLICISGQRDKSVQKDRKGSKSTVVESGLLQYLYQFLPCSSSPSLPGPPSFFLIGNMMELTRDHLPIHLTDLAQRYGNIYRLKCGKTTMVVLNSSEFIREALVKKWSDFAGRPVSYTGDIVSGGGHTISLGDYNDEWRAHRRLVHSALQRCCQKSLHDVIERQALHLREVLMDYQGSAVDLSEDFTVAASNVITTLAFGKEYDKSSLELQQLHSCLNKIVALWGSSWISALDSFPLLRKLPNPVFARLLKEVAKRDEIIRKHLNNYKSQDKNHEDAITGSLLQGLDKHQNTKHGVLLTDIHVHMATVDLLIGGTETTAAWLNWTVAFLLHRPEVQTKVYEELCTVLEGRYPKYSDRHRLPVLCSLINEVLRLRPVAPLAVPHRAIRDSSIAGYSIPKNTVIIPNLFGAHHDPAVWTDPYSFKPERFLEGGGGSTRALIPFGGGARLCLGESVAKMELFLFTAYLLRDFQFISPPESEASLPDLRGVASVVLKVKSYTVIACPRPESNP from the exons ATGGCAACAGGAATATCAGTGATCACTGTGGGAGCTGTGTTCCTAgttgtgctgctgctgatggtACTGATTTGCATTTCTGGTCAGAGAGACAAATCTGTGCAGAAGGACCGCAAGGGAAGTAAGTCTACAG TAGTTGAATCTGGACTGCTGCAGTATCTCTATCAGTTCCTTCcctgctcctcctctccttccctcccagGTCCTCCCAGCTTCTTCCTCATAGGCAATATGATGGAGCTGACACGCGATCATCTGCCAATTCACCTGACCGATCTGGCACAGCGGTACGGAAACATTTACCGCCTGAAATGTGGAAAAACAA ccATGGTGGTACTTAATAGTAGTGAATTCATCAGAGAAGCACTGGTGAAAAAATGGTCAGACTTTGCTGGGAGACCAGTTTCATACACAG GTGATATTGTGTCTGGGGGAGGGCACACCATCTCTCTGGGGGACTATAATGACGAGTGGAGGGCACATCGTCGTCTCGTCCACAGTGCTTTGCAGCGTTGCTGCCAGAAATCATTGCATGATGTGATTGAGAGACAAGCACTGCATCTGAGAGAG GTTTTGATGGACTATCAAGGCAGTGCTGTAGATCTTTCGGAGGATTTCACAGTGGCAGCCAGTAATGTCATTACCACTTTGGCTTTTGGAAAAGAA TATGATAAGAGTTCTTTGGAGCTGCAGCAGTTGCACAGCTGTCTGAATAAGATCGTTGCTCTGTGGGGCTCCTCCTGGATTTCTGCTCTGGACTCCTTCCCACTGCTCAGA AAATTACCCAATCCTGTGTTTGCCCGTCTCCTGAAAGAGGTGGCCAAGAGAGAtgaaataataagaaaacatctcaacAATTACAAG TCACAAGACAAAAATCATGAGGATGCCATCACAGGATCTCTCCTCCAGGGCCTTGACAAACATCAGAACACAAAACATGGAGTG CTCCTGACAGATATTCATGTTCACATGGCCACTGTGGACCTTCTCATCGGGGGAACTGAGACCACTGCAGCCTGGCTGAATTGGACCGTGGCCTTCCTCTTGCACAGACCAGAG GTGCAGACCAAAGTGTATGAGGAGCTGTGTACAGTACTAGAGGGACGATACCCCAAGTACAGTGACAGACATAGACTTCCTGTCCTGTGCTCTCTGATCAATGAGGTGCTCAGACTCAGGCCAGTTGCCCCGTTGGCGGTGCCACACAGGGCCATCAGAGACAGCAG TATTGCAGGTTACTCCATTCCTAAGAACACAGTTATCATTCCTAATCTTTTTGGAGCTCACCATGATCCTGCAGTTTGGACTGACCCGTACAGCTTCAAACCAG aGCGCTTTCTGGAAGGAGGAGGGGGCTCCACCCGTGCCCTGATCCCTTTTGGAGGGGGGGCTCGGCTCTGCCTGGGGGAGTCTGTCGCCAAAATGGAGCTCTTTCTGTTCACTGCCTACTTGCTGAGAGATTTCCAGTTCATCTCTCCTCCTGAGAGCGAGGCCTCTCTGCCCGACCTGAGAGGAGTTGCTAGTGTTGTACTCAAGGTCAAGTCCTACACAGTTATAGCATGTCCAAGACCTGAGTCAAATCCCTGA
- the LOC144519765 gene encoding uncharacterized protein LOC144519765 → MVFFSLLKLLSLTQAAAGLQSFDNLVTFAILGDTITLPCGTSFIKSCTSVNWTIADEVGLEVVKAGRVTAPYALRFGLLKDCSLEINHLVLDDAHLYSCHSRAFNSSVSLQILEVTESPTPVNGTIELHCYLNIYRGFVSNCNNKGLRIKWITEDNTPLNGNRFRYIHASDCFSKLFITKRLTDHHRKWKCQLTQNDTIKATKTYTTAIKDGIEEVFAAVGESVSLSCSNTSSLGVGGSVKWTVGEGTLTDDISSYKGQREELHVTKDSSLVISKVSALHTGDYQCSESTDQQKVFNKIRLHTLDVTSEHGPGSDNLTFTCVLTCTEECGKDFNLTWSGGSHNSRQSGLMYDKNTLINRLFLPLLSMASAELTCFVHREGDVMASKKWRTINPLQTHAWAALPLAILICITAGGLYVYMKRKHNKDGGNEQSSVGMTHVYDVIQDTNNEELPQPATTTSFYDLLQAVNYK, encoded by the exons ATggttttcttttcattgttaaaacttctttctctcacacaggcAGCAGCTGGACTTCAGTCATTTG ATAATTTGGTGACGTTTGCCATACTAGGAGATACTATTACTTTGCCATGTGGCACGTCCTTTATTAAATCCTGCACTTCTGTTAACTGGACCATAGCTGATGAGGTTGGATTAGAGGTGGTGAAGGCTGGAAGGGTGACAGCTCCGTACGCCCTCAGGTTTGGCCTGCTAAAGGACTGCTCTCTGGAGATTAATCACCTGGTACTCGATGATGCACACCTTTACTCTTGTCACAGTCGAGCATTCAATTCAAGTGTTTCCCTTCAGATTCTTGAAG TTACTGAGAGCCCAACTCCTGTGAATGGTACAATAGAGCTTCACTGTTACCTCAATATATATAGAGGATTTGTCTCCAATTGTAACAACAAAGGGCTACGTATCAAGTGGATCACTGAAGATAATACACCATTAAATGGGAACAGATTTCGCTATATACATGCCTCTGATTGCTTCTCTAAACTGTTCATCACTAAAAGACTGACAGACCATCACAGAAAATGGAAATGCCAGCTGACTCAGAATGACACGATTAAAGCTACCAAAACTTATACAACAGCAATAAAAG ATGGTATAGAGGAAGTTTTTGCTGCAGTCGGTGAGTCAGTGTCACTCTCTTGTAGCAACACTTCCTCTCTCGGTGTGGGTGGCAGTGTGAAGTGGACTGTGGGTGAAGGGACACTGACAGATGATATCTCATCTTATAAAGGCCAAAGAGAGGAATTACATGTGACTAAGGACTCATCACTAGTCATTAGCAAAGTAAGTGCTCTGCATACCGGAGACTACCAGTGTTCAGAGTCCACTGACCAGCAAAAAGTGTTTAACAAAATCAGGCTGCATACCCTCGATG TTACTTCAGAGCACGGGCCAGGAAGTGATAATCTCACTTTCACTTGTGTGCTTACCTGCACTGAAGAATGTGGTAAAGACTTCAATTTAACTTGGTCTGGAGGCAGCCACAATAGCAGGCAGAGCGGTTTAATGTATGACAAGAACACTCTTATAAACAGGCTCTTTCTCCCACTTTTGTCAATGGCATCTGCTGAATTAACTTGCTTTGTGCATAGAGAGGGTGATGTGATGGCATCAAAGAAGTGGCGCACTATTAACC CTCTGCAAACACATGCGTGGGCAGCCCTTCCTCTAGCCATCCTGATATGTATAACTGCTGGAGGACTCTACGTGTACATGAAGAGGAAGCACAACAAGGATGGAG GAAATGAACAGTCAAGTGTTGGAATG ACTCATGTTTACGATGTCATTCAGGATACAAATAATGAAGAACTACCCCAACCTGCTACCACCACCAGTTTCTATGATTTATTACAGGCTgtaaactataaataa
- the LOC144519772 gene encoding allograft inflammatory factor 1-like: MDNNAQGGKAYGLLKSQQEEQLNSINEAFLSDPQYAEEEDLSSKLELFKKKYVEFDLNDKGEIDLMGLKRMLEKLGLAKTHLELKKMMSEVVGGTLKDTISYNDFLNMMLGKRNAILKLILMFEGMGKEQDKDVAPPPRKTFSDLP; encoded by the exons ATGGACAACAATGCTCAAG gagGTAAAGCTTATGGTCTTCTCAAGTCTCAACAGGAAGAACAACTGAACTCTATCAATGAG GCTTTTCTATCAGATCCCCAGTATGCAGAAGAGGAAGACCTTAGCTCAAAGCTTGAGCTGTTTAAAA AGAAGTACGTGGAGTTTGATCTTAACGACAAAGGAGAAATAG ATTTAATGGGGTTAAAACGAATGCTGGAAAAACTTGGATTGGCCAAGACTCACTTAGAGTTGAAGAAGATGATGTCAGAGGTTGTTGGAGGGACATTGAAAGACACCATCAGCTACAACGACTTCCTGAACATGATGCTgggaaaaagaaatgcaattcTAAAACT gATCTTGATGTTTGAAGGCATGGGAAAGGAGCAGGACAAAGATGTTGCACCACCTCCTCGCAAAACCTTTTCAGACCTGCCCTGA
- the tnxba gene encoding tenascin — translation MTHKISLLPGGCTGGCEAEMSALKGRVARLEREMSSIKEKCPCSANCPNDCSGNGECEKGKCICQQGFMGPDCSKCAQGAECNTKTAKGKVKVAVETVTLQVNKDKENMQEKTTRVEHTLFQKKEQKKGSEAKETDTKPKVSSNAKAGLVKTQAKQASVKKSTIKDSSSATKTSRPTVGQVLLKHEGRKQEEARKGKTTVLTSKKVLQKTDLKLVKEGTVSKTHPKSDQLKDEPQINVTQSNVKKSNGTAKIVTILTKVVGTNKTRTGKETLEQSTLTEKNVTQSSRHKRIKVKVDTTDVQSVDNKNTEAGKTGKEKVTQKSQYLVNSTVAATSGETRALQNKTTIHSSGSAKRMGGSGLGSVKVVNVSSYSFTVTWSAPQGMFKNFTVIRREPRTEGDEDDHEEFEEEALEGDKATTAKNATEVQVQSESTNTTAASGKAVGSRGKSETKRISMVVPGSVRSVEFSNLRANTGYVLHVYGTAAERRSKIHRATAVTGPEPATEMVFSNVTESSFTVSWSKPKTAFSGFRVTYTNIVTGESRFVTVESQQSHVVLSKLSAGSSYIITLTTTQGRAQSDTLTSLITTVPAPPTHLQVVNVTDTRAVLQWTPSLGKVDRFIISYESSKTPNVTVTVMLSGNSVEHQLRGLQRGTLYTVKVLSQKDSLQSMAISTTFATANVVKASDVGTRSAVIAWRTTNVVYNSYRLIYHVAGEETKEVILDQSITEYKLTGLLPMSRYIVLVQGERDGQYTSVVTTEFITGQLRFPFPTECSQELLNGALQSGEVDIYPQGKEGGAVRVYCDMETDGGGWTVFQRRMNGKTDFYRTWSEYSVGFGNLSEDFWLGNELLHNLTSAGPVSLRVDMRSGNDTAYAHYANFSIDSVEKYYTLTVSGFTGTAGDSMRYHNGRPFSTRDKDSDPLGIHCAKAYMGGWWYKNCYKTNLNGLYGINSNNQGIVWIDWKGKDSSIPFAEMKFRPSRFSPATHG, via the exons ATGACGCATAAGATCAGCTTGTTGCCTGGTGGCTGTACTGGGGGATGTGAAGCTGAGATGTCTGCACTGAAAGGACGCGTGGCCCGACTGGAAAGAGAGATGTCCTCcattaaagaaaaat GTCCATGTTCTGCAAATTGTCCAAATGACTGTAGTGGCAATGGGGAATGTGAGAAGGGAAAATGTATCTGCCAACAGGGATTCATGGGTCCAGACTGCAGTAAGTGTGCGCAAGGAGCTGAGTGTAATACAA AAACCGCCAAGGGAAAAGTCAAGGTAGCCGTGGAAACAGTTACCCTGCAGGTGAACAAAGACAAGGAAAATATGCAGGAGAAAACCACCAGAGTAGAGCACACACTCTTCCAGAAGAAAGAGCAGAAGAAGGGGTCTGAAGCCAAAGAGACTGACACTAAACCCAAAGTGTCTAGTAATGCTAAAGCAGGTCTTGttaaaacacaagcaaaacaaGCCTCAGTTAAAAAAAGCACTATTAAAGACTCTTCAAGTGCTACAAAGACCAGTCGCCCAACTGTTGGTCAAGTTCTTTTGAAACATGAGGGAAGAAAGCAAGAAGAGGCCCGCAAAGGCAAAACAACAGTCCTGACCTCAAAAAAGGTCCTCCAAAAAACAGACCTCAAGCTTGTTAAGGAAGGAACTGTCAGTAAAACACATCCTAAATCTGACCAACTTAAAGATGAACCTCAAATCAATGTAACCCAGAGTAATGTGAAGAAATCTAATGGCACGGCTAAAATTGTGACCATTCTGACCAAGGTTGTGGGAACAAACAAAACCAGAACAGGGAAGGAGACATTGGAGCAGTCCACACTGACTGAAAAGAATGTTACTCAATCATCTAGACATAAACGCATCAAGGTCAAAGTAGACACTACAGATGTGCAATCTGttgacaacaaaaacactgaagcTGGCAAAACTGGAAAAGAAAAGGTTACACAGAAGAGTCAGTATCTAGTTAATTCAACCGTTGCAGCAACGTCGGGCGAGACTCGAGCTCTGCAGAATAAAACAACTATCCATAGCTCTGGGAGCGCAAAGAGGATGGGAGGATCTGGATTAGGTTCTGTAAAGGTTGTGAATGTCTCCTCCTACAGCTTCACTGTCACATGGTCAGCGCCGCAAGGGATGTTTAAGAACTTCACAGTGATCAGAAGAGAACCCCGGACAGAGGGTGACGAAGACGACCACGAGGAGTTTGAAGAGGAAGCTCTTGAAGGAGACAAGGCCACTACAGCTAAGAATGCAACTGAAGTCCAGGTACAAAGCGAGAGCACAAACACAACTGCCGCCTCCGGTAAAGCTGTTGGATCTCGGGGGAAATCAGAAACAAAGAGGATCTCTATGGTGGTCCCTGGCAGCGTACGCTCTGTGGAGTTCAGTAATCTTCGGGCAAACACAGGCTATGTCCTGCATGTGTATGGCACTGCAGCTGAGAGGAGATCAAAGATTCATAGAGCAACTGCAGTTACAG GTCCTGAGCCAGCCACAGAGATGGTTTTCAGCAATGTAACAGAGTCTTCTTTCACTGTTTCTTGGTCCAAACCAAAGACCGCATTCTCAGGCTTCAGGGTCACGTACACCAACATCGTCACAG GGGAGAGCCGTTTTGTGACCGTGGAGTCTCAGCAATCTCACGTGGTTCTGTCCAAGCTCTCTGCTGGATCCTCCTACATTATTACTCTAACTACTACACAAGGCAGAGCCCAGAGTGATACTCTCACATCTCTTATCACCACAG TGCCTGCCCCTCCAACACATCTGCAAGTTGTCAATGTGACAGATACCAGAGCTGTGCTGCAATGGACACCCAGTCTGGGGAAAGTAGACCGCTTCATCATCAGCTATGAGTCCTCCAAGA CTCCTAatgtgacagtgacagtgatgcTGTCTGGAAACTCAGTAGAGCACCAACTGAGAGGCCTGCAGAGAGGCACCCTGTACACAGTCAAAGTCCTGAGCCAGAAGGACAGTCTGCAGAGCATGGCCATCTCAACTACATTTGCTACTGCTAATG TGGTTAAAGCCAGCGATGTGGGTACTCGCTCTGCAGTGATAGCATGGAGAACTACCAACGTTGTTTATAACAGCTACAGACTGATCTACCATGTGGCAGGAGAAGAGACAAAG GAGGTGATCCTGGACCAATCCATTACAGAGTATAAGCTGACAGGGCTGTTGCCAATGTCACGTTATATTGTTCTGGTTCAAGGCGAGAGAGACGGGCAATACACGTCTGTTGTCACGACAGAATTCATCACAG GCCAACTGCGTTTCCCCTTCCCTACTGAGTGCTCTCAAGAGCTGCTGAATGGAGCTCTGCAGTCAGGAGAGGTGGACATCTACCCGCAGGGAAAAGAGGGAGGAGCAGTCAGAGTCTACTGTGACATGGAGACGGATGGAGGTGGCTGGACG gtGTTCCAGAGGAGGATGAACGGAAAGACAGATTTCTACAGAACCTGGAGTGAATACAGCGTCGGCTTTGGAAACCTCAGCGAAGATTTCTGGCTCG GAAATGAGCTTCTTCACAACCTGACTAGTGCCGGTCCTGTGAGTCTAAGAGTGGATATGCGATCTGGAAACGACACTGCTTACGCTCACTACGCCAACTTCTCCATCGATTCAGTGGAAAAGTACTATACTCTCACAGTGTCTGGCTTCACTGGAACTGCAG GCGACTCTATGAGGTACCATAATGGACGCCCATTCTCAACCCGGGACAAGGACTCTGATCCTCTGGGGATTCACTGTGCCAAGGCCTACATGGGAGGCTGGTGGTACAAGAACTGCTACAAGACCAACCTCAACGGTCTTTATGGCATCAACAGTAATAATCAG GGAATAGTCTGGATAGACTGGAAAGGTAAAGACTCCTCCATTCCCTTTGCTGAGATGAAGTTCAGACCGTCCAGGTTCTCTCCTGCAACTCATGGCTAA
- the LOC144519008 gene encoding uncharacterized protein LOC144519008 produces MICCHSTQLHTQKMAHFYSQGLLLIVLLIVISECRGIETVNTSPEEDVVLPCFNLSVMDPKRCYRVKLVKYATNTSQVKVILARPKTHNLQDAKRVKWQADGNGQMSLYLTKSQKSDEGLYGCKIWQGWDCVSVKNISLKVKDCKFLQAVKAAPSTPVNLNCPVDTTSGQGPQNISWAIVKGGNPVSVNSKRLVINGTSLAIRSVHYSDSNWYRCNYVLGKKLRCFEINLRVQALTTSKEGSNGTVIAVVVASIVIGIVIIAALIGLFIYRRRNTQRITQQTQRHPAGTSVDGYEIVSLTPSEDRTNQRVNSIYQHIADEGLYTYK; encoded by the exons ATGATATGTTGTCACTCCACTCAGCTACATACTCAGAAAATGGCACATTTTTATTCACAGGGTCTCCTGCTAATAGTTCTGCTAATAGTCATATCAGAGTGCAGAG GGATTGAGACTGTGAATACTTCTCCAGAAGAAGATGTAGTTCTCCCTTGTTTTAATTTATCTGTGATGGATCCAAAGCGCTGCTACAGAGTCAAATTGGTTAAGTACGCCACAAATACCAGTCAGGTGAAGGTTATTCTTGCCAGGCCTAAAACACACAATTTGCAGGATGCTAAGCGTGTAAAATGGCAAGCTGATGGAAATGGACAAATGTCTCTTTATTTGACAAAATCACAAAAATCTGATGAGGGACTGTACGGATGTAAAATCTGGCAAGGCTGGGACTGTGTTTCTGTCAAAAACATATCTTTAAAAGTAAAAG ACTGTAAATTCCTTCAAGCAGTGAAGGCAGCACCCAGCACACCTGTTAACCTGAACTGCCCAGTGGACACAACATCAGGACAAGGACCCCAAAATATCTCCTGGGCAATAGTGAAAGGAGGCAACCCTGTATCTGTCAATTCTAAAAGGCTTGTAATTAATGGGACATCATTAGCTATCCGGTCTGTCCATTACAGTGACAGTAATTGGTACAGATGTAACTATGTGCTTGGAAAAAAACTGCGCTGCTTTGAAATTAATCTTCGGGTCCAAG CACTGACAACCAGTAAGGAGGGGAGCAATGGAACAGTTATTGCTGTTGTTGTAGCTTCAATCGTCATTGGGATTGTCATAATTGCTGCACTGATAGGACTGTTCATTTACCGCAGACGCAACACCCAGAGAATTACACAGCAAACCCAGAGGCACCCAGCAG GTACTTCTGTAGATGGTTATGAGATTGTGAGTCTTACACCTTCAGAAG ACCGTACAAACCAGCGAGTCAACAGCATATACCAACATATCGCTGATGAAGGCCTGTATACTTATAAGTAG